In the genome of Budorcas taxicolor isolate Tak-1 chromosome 7, Takin1.1, whole genome shotgun sequence, the window CAGGAGCACTGCTCAGAGTACAAGACACAAGTTCTCATTGGATGAGAAAACAGGCATGATTAAGAATAACCAGTCATTGGATTTTGAGGATATAGAAAGATACACCATGGAAGTGGAAGCAAAGGACGGAGGTGGTCTCTCTTCCCAATGTAAAGTAATCATAGATATCCTCGACGAAAACGACAACATCCCGGAAATAATCATTACTTCTCTCTCTGATCAGATTTTGGAGGGTTCTCTACCAGGAATGGTTGTTGCCCTCTTCAAAACACGGGACCGGGATTCTGGAAGAAACGGTGAAGTCACCTGTCATGTCGGAAGAGATGTTCCTTTCAAGATTTCTTCTTCTAATAATAATTACTACAAGCTGGTGACAGATGGGGATCTAGACCGAGAGCAGACTCCGGAATACAACGTCACCATCACAGCCACCGACCGGGGCaagcctcctctctcctccagcacTACCATTACCCTACACATCACGGACATAAACGACAACGCTCCGGTTTTCCACCAGGCCTCCTACGTCGTTCACGTGGGAGAAAATAACCCGCCCGGAGCTCCCATCGCGCAAGTCAGCGCCTCCGACCCTGACCTAGGGCCCAATGGCCATGTCTCCTACTCCATCGTGGCCAGCGACCTGCAGCCGCGCGTGCTGTCGTCCTACGTGTCCGTGAACCCGCAGAGCGGCGTGGTGTTCGCGCAGCGCGCCTTCGACCACGAGCGGCTGCGCGCCTTCGAGCTGACGCTGCAGGCCCGCGACCACGGCTCGCCCGCGCTCAGCTCCAACGTGAGCCTGCGCGTGCTGGTGGGCGACCGCAACGACAACGCGCCCAGGGTGCTGTACCCGGCGCTGGGGCCCGACGGCTCGGCGCTCTTCGACACGGTGCCCCGCGCAGCGCAGCCCGGCTACCTGGTCACCAAGGTGGTGGCAGTGGACGCCGATTCTGGACACAACGCCTGGCTGTCCTACCACGTGCTGCAGGCCAGCGAGCCCGGACTGTTCAGCGTGGGGCTGCGCACGGGCGAGGTGCGCACGGCGAGGGCCTTGGGCGACAGGGACGCGGCCCGCCAGCGCCTGCTGGTCGCTGTGCGCGATGGGGGACAGCCGCCCCTCTCGGCCACCGCCACGCTGCTCCTGGTTTTCGCCGACAGCCTGCAGGAGGCGCTGCCGGACCTCAGTGACCGGCCCGTGCCCTCTGACCCCCAGGCTGAACTGCAGTTTTACCTGGTGGTGGCCTTGGCCTTGATCTCGGTGCTCTTCCTCCTGGCTGTGATTCTGGCTGTCGCCCTGCACCTGCGACGCTCCTCCAGCCCTGCTGCTTGGGGCTGCTTTAAGCCTGGTCTCTGTGTCAAGTCTGGACCGGTGGTTCCTCGCAACTACAGTGAAGGAACTTTACCTTATTCGTACAATCTGTGCGTTGCCCATACTGGAAAGACAGAGTTTAATTTTCTAAGATGTAGTGAGCCATTGCATCCCACTCAAGACATAGTGTGTGGTGATTCTCCTGGGGCCCTAATTCCACTTCATAGTGGGAATGACTTGGCTACACATCCTGAGACCCTAACACCGgtaagtttcatttttttcttctgtaatattctatttttttcatattttgggcATACTATTTCACTTTTACATCTAGAATCATATTTAGAAAATCCATAACTAATCACTGTcttgtcttttcagtttttaCTGACTACACTTTCAACACTCATTTTGTTCATAAGTTGCTCTGTAATTCAGAAAGGATGTAACTAAATTGGAGATATCTTTTCAAGCCTAAGTTAGCAAAACAGGCTGTGGTCTTGGCTTCttaccaagtaaataaataatttgaagttTAATAATATTCAGGTACTCCTTAAATATCAAAGCAGATACTCATATCAAAGAAACATGTGTTGCAGATAATTCTGTATGTGCATTCTagtatcttcatttattttaacattttgaaaaactgttgggacttccctggcagcccagtggttaagactctgtgcttccaatacagAAGGTGGGATTTCAAcccttagtcagggaactaagatcctgcatggtgcagccaaaaacaaaataaaattagattttaaaaatataaataaaactgtaagCATCTGAGGGGACATAGCAGATCCATGAATCCCTGAAATTGCATGCAAAGTTACAGATGTATGCAGTTTTCCTGGCAGAGGAGTCAAAACTTTCATTCTATTGCCAAGTGTTGCTATGGGCCCCAAATCTTAATACTAACTACCCTAGAGGAATTTCTCTCTTCAATTTTTGGTccttctggtttttattttatatatatttttcttggtACTCAAATTATATTCTTTccaaatcttttttccttttcattgaaGATAAGGAATTTCCCAGAAAGCAAATGAAATGCCATTGTGCTCTGTGCACAATCTCTGACTCTGATTATCTTTGAAGACAAGACAAAATCTTTAAAGAGTTTAATGGGGGGGGGGGCATAGTGACATAAATGTTTCTAAAGAACCTGTTCTCTCTGTATGAAAGAAGTGAACCTCCAAACTCCTCATCTTTGAGGAGAGACCTACTACTGGATTGATGGGAATATACATCTGAAGATGTGTGGGCCAGTATATTTTGGACTTTCATATAAAATGCAAAGAGATTATTTATAGTGCCATCAACACCCTGGTGAAAACAGGTCATTTGATatgcttatttctttaaaaacccACATCACTATTTCtaactctgtttttaaaattgttttatagcACTTGTATGTATTCTCTTCCCATTGCAATAGAGACATGTTCCTTTTTAGTTTGTGACTACCAGCTCAACTCATTTGGGTCAAGTTAActtctaataacctataataaaaatacattttcaaaaaaattcattgaggcacaataaaactattttagaaaaatttgaaaGCCTTTTTACACAACCTTAATGCTAAACAAATATAATTAGTTAaccaacataaaatttaaaaatcttaagtgAATTAAAAGGGATTATCATAATAATCTCTATATGAATGTCTACTAAACACTGTTGGACCATTTAAAtcagaatttcaaataaaattgtaaggTTTTTCTGAATATAGTTAGACGCTCATAGGAAATAAAAGAAGCATTACTTACCTTTGAAAGTGGATATATTTCTATTGGGAAAATAAGTGTTGCAAATATAAATTTAATCGACCATTATTTAATACTCTGTAGTACTTTCGTCCCACTTTATTCCACCGAGTAATGGCAAtccacctccagtattcttgcctgggaaatcccatggacagaggagcctggcgggctacagcccatggggtcgcaaaagagtcggacgcgacttagggactaaacaacaagaagaaaactacagatatcagtggagaaaccaaagaagaaatgtaaaataaaataaaatatataacaaaaaataGAGTTCCCTTTTTTTCTATTGCATACATAAATGGGTGCAGTAACTTCTGAGGACTCTGAGCGCCGCTGTTCACCTACTAGGAGAGAACGGCAGCCAGCGCTCAATCCGGATTCTCGGGGCTCCAGCTACATAAAGCTCCACGGTTCCTGCAAACCAGCTCCAGGGCTGCAGCGAAACTCACCTCAGAATTTAAGGTGGGCAGGCCGCAGAGACTTCCTGCAGCCAGAGTAAGAAAAAGGAACCAGCCAAAACACAGCGTGCCCAGTGAGGACATAGCGAGAATCCCGTCACCAGACAACAATGGCCGCTCAAAGGAATCGCTCCTACCTCAGCGCGCTGGTCCAGCTCTGCCTTCTCCTCTGTTTGTCGTGGGAGACCGAAGCTCGGCAGATCCGCTACTCGGTTCCCGAGGAGTTAGAGAAAGGCTCTTTTGTGGGCAACATCTCCAAAGACTTGGGACTGGAGCCCCGGGAGCTGGCGGAGCGAGGAGTCCGCATCGTTTCCAGAGGTAGGACGCAGCTCTTTGCTCTGAACCCGCGAAGCGGCAGCTTGGTCACCGCAAACAGGATAGACCGGGAGGAGCTCTGCGCTCAGAGCGCGCGGTGTCTGGTGAGTTTTAACATTCTTGTGGAAGACAGGGTGAAACTTTTCGGAGTAGAAATAGAAGTAACTGATATCAATGATAATGCACCACAATTTCAAGCAGAAAATCTAGatgtaaaaattaatgaaaacgtCGCTCCAGGAATGCGTTTTCCTCTCCCGGAAGCTGTTGATCCTGATGTGGGCGTGAACTCCCTACAGAGCTACCAGCTCAGCTCCAATAAGCACTTCTCTCTGGCAGTTCAAAGCCGTGTCAGTGGCGTTAAGTCCCCTGAGCTGGTGCTGGAGCACGCCCTGGATCGCGAGGAAGAGGCAATGCACCGTCTGGTTCTCACTGCCGTCGACGGGGGAGACCCTCTCCGATCTGGCACTGTCCTTATCAGTGTGACTGTTTTCGATACAAATGACAATGCACCAGTCTTCAGTTTGCCTGAATACCGAGTGAGTGTTCCGGAGAACTTGCCTGTGGGCTCACGGCTGTTGACAGTCACCGCCACCGACAGGGATGAAGGTGCCAATGGAGAAGTGACATATTCATTCCGAAAACTACCTGACACACAATTGTTGAAATTCCAACTAAACAAAAATACTGGGGAAATAAAGCTATCAGAAGATCTAGATTACGAAGAAACAGGTTTCTATGAAATAGAAATACAAGCTGAAGATGGAGGGGCATATCTTGCAACTGCTAAAGTATTGATTACAATAGAAGATGTAAATGACAACAGTCCAGAAGTAACCATCACATCTCTGTTTAGTCCCCTGATGGAAGATTCACCTCTGGGGACTGTTATAGCTCTTTTAAATGTGCATGATCTGGACTCTGGGCAGAATGGACAAGTCACCTGTTCCATATTGGGGAATCTAccatttaaattagaaaaatcgATTGATAGTTATTATAGATTGGTGACACACAAAGTTCTTGACAGGGAACAGATATCCTCTTACAATATCACATTAAGAGCCACAGATGGAGGAAGTCCACCCCTATCAACAGAAACTCACTTCATCCTGCAAGTGGCAGATATCAATGACAACCCACCTACCTTCTCTCACATCTCCTACTTTACCTATATCCCAGAGAACAACCCCAGAGGGGCCTCCATCTTCTCAGTGACTGCACTGGACCCAGACAGCAAAGAAAATGCCCAGGTTATTTACTCCCTGGCTGAAGACACTATCCAGGGGGCACCACTATCCTCCTATGTCTCCATCAATTCTGACACAGGAGTCCTATATGCACTGCGATCCTTCGACTATGAGCAGTTCCGTAATCTGAAGATGCAAGTGATAGCCACTGACAGTGGGGACCCACCACTCAGCTCCAACGTATCACTGAGCATATTCGTGCTGGACCAGAATGACAATGCGCCAGAAATCCTGTATCCTGCCCTCCCTACCGATGGCTCCACAGGCGTGGAACTGGCACCCCGCTCTGCAGAGCCAGGATACCTGGTGACCAAGGTGGTGGCAGTGGACAGAGACTCAGGACAGAACGCCTGGCTGTCCTACCGTCTGCTCAAGGCCAGCGAGCCAGGACTCTTCTTGGTGGGGCTGCACACGGGCGAGGTGCGCACAGCGCGGGCCCTGCTGGACAGAGACGCGCTCAAGCAGAGCCTGGTGGTGGTGGTCCAGGACCACGGCCAGCCCCCTCTCTCTGCCACCGTCACGCTCACAGTGGCTGTGGCCGACAGCATCCCCGATGTCCTTGCTGATCTGGGCAGCTTGGAGGTCCCGCCGGCCTCTGATGCTTCAGACCTCACCCTGTATCTGGTGGTGGCGGTGGCCGCGGTCTCCTGCGTCTTCCTCGCCTTTGTCATTGTACTGGTGGCGCTCAAGCTGAGAGGCTGGCACAAATCACGTCTGCTCCAGGCTTCCGGAGGCGGATTGGGCGTACCAGCCTCGCACTTTGTGGGCGTGGACGGGGTGCGGGCTTTCCTGCAGACCTATTCGCACGAGGTCTCTCTCACCGCGGACTCGCGGAGGAGTCATGTGATCTTTCCGCAACCCAACTACGCGGACACACTTATCAGCCAGGAGAGCTGTGAGAAAAAAGATCCTCTGTCTTTGTTAGATGATTCGAAGTTTCCTGTAGAAGATACCCCTTTGGTGCCAGTGAGTTCTATTTTTGCTCCTTTTCTCACCTTTAAGAATTATGATTAGTTTTACTCTTTAGGTTTGCAGCATGATGGTGGGATCctaatcctatttttttttttcactttttcctccatTTCGATGGCATTCACTTCTTGCTAAAACATTGAGGAATGGAACTTGATGGTTATTAAGACTGATATGTTTTTACTTTCTGGTAAATATTCACTTAGTCCTAGTGAAGGTTTATTATCATAGGCTGTTACGCTTAGCTTCACAGAGTcttgtgttttatagttttgtttggcAATTCCTAAGAGAGGACTTTCATACAGAAATGTCTTTTCAATTTGTGTGCTCTCCTGGTGGCTACACGCTGAAATCCTTAGACAAGCCTGCCTCTTGTTTTGAAGTCAGGCCTGGTAAGAATAGGTAAATGTCAGAAACAAATGCATTAGCCTTACTGGAAATCCTACCCATTTTCAGTAATATTACATTAACAATTCATAACAACGTGTGCTtaaatttttgaagtataatCATACCTGGTAACAGTGCAGCATCCATTTTGCCTGTGATTCTCATTTCATACTGTCATGTGGAAGATAtaccattttaattttactttccttGTTCTATAGGGACTCTAGAGAACCGATAAAAGGTATTATGTTAAGCAGACTTGAGGTTCTGCTTTCTCTGTGCTTTTTTGTTAAATTCTCCAGTCTCTAAGgctgaaatatatacataatttagGGAGATAGATTGGTACATGTTCCCAAGTACAGGAGCAAAGATGTATGCCAAAGTCATTTCAGTGACTATAGAGAGAATGGAAGATCCACCTGAAACTCTGAAAACTCTGAAATTTACAGTCAAAATAAGCTTAAAGTTAAAGTCATTTCTGCATGAGAAGTGAATCAAGCAGAGAAGTGCACAGAATTCTAAACAGATGGTCAGTGGAATTACAGATGAGTCCATTTAAAGTGATGATAGTGATGTATTTGGTTTGATCTCTTACTAttctattaatttattatt includes:
- the LOC128051040 gene encoding protocadherin gamma-B6-like; amino-acid sequence: MGGSCTQTRPADRRQVLFLFLLPLFYPALCEQIRYSIPEELAKGSVVGNLARDLGLSVLDVSARKLRVSAEKPLFNVDAESGDLLVKDRIDREEICKERRRCELQLEAVVENPLNIFHIIVVVEDTNDHAPQFDKKKIHLDIFESVSAGARISLDPATDPDINMNSVKDYQINPNPYFSLMVRVNSDGGRYPELSLEKPLDREEQRSHSLILTAWDGGDPPRSATAQIEISVKDTNDNPPVFSQDEYRLSVSENLPPGSSVLLVTATDQDEGANAEINYYFRSTAQSTRHKFSLDEKTGMIKNNQSLDFEDIERYTMEVEAKDGGGLSSQCKVIIDILDENDNIPEIIITSLSDQILEGSLPGMVVALFKTRDRDSGRNGEVTCHVGRDVPFKISSSNNNYYKLVTDGDLDREQTPEYNVTITATDRGKPPLSSSTTITLHITDINDNAPVFHQASYVVHVGENNPPGAPIAQVSASDPDLGPNGHVSYSIVASDLQPRVLSSYVSVNPQSGVVFAQRAFDHERLRAFELTLQARDHGSPALSSNVSLRVLVGDRNDNAPRVLYPALGPDGSALFDTVPRAAQPGYLVTKVVAVDADSGHNAWLSYHVLQASEPGLFSVGLRTGEVRTARALGDRDAARQRLLVAVRDGGQPPLSATATLLLVFADSLQEALPDLSDRPVPSDPQAELQFYLVVALALISVLFLLAVILAVALHLRRSSSPAAWGCFKPGLCVKSGPVVPRNYSEGTLPYSYNLCVAHTGKTEFNFLRCSEPLHPTQDIVCGDSPGALIPLHSGNDLATHPETLTPVSFIFFFFFTDYTFNTHFVHKLLCNSERMRERQPALNPDSRGSSYIKLHGSCKPAPGLQRNSPQNLRWAGRRDFLQPE
- the LOC128051041 gene encoding protocadherin gamma-A10, producing MAAQRNRSYLSALVQLCLLLCLSWETEARQIRYSVPEELEKGSFVGNISKDLGLEPRELAERGVRIVSRGRTQLFALNPRSGSLVTANRIDREELCAQSARCLVSFNILVEDRVKLFGVEIEVTDINDNAPQFQAENLDVKINENVAPGMRFPLPEAVDPDVGVNSLQSYQLSSNKHFSLAVQSRVSGVKSPELVLEHALDREEEAMHRLVLTAVDGGDPLRSGTVLISVTVFDTNDNAPVFSLPEYRVSVPENLPVGSRLLTVTATDRDEGANGEVTYSFRKLPDTQLLKFQLNKNTGEIKLSEDLDYEETGFYEIEIQAEDGGAYLATAKVLITIEDVNDNSPEVTITSLFSPLMEDSPLGTVIALLNVHDLDSGQNGQVTCSILGNLPFKLEKSIDSYYRLVTHKVLDREQISSYNITLRATDGGSPPLSTETHFILQVADINDNPPTFSHISYFTYIPENNPRGASIFSVTALDPDSKENAQVIYSLAEDTIQGAPLSSYVSINSDTGVLYALRSFDYEQFRNLKMQVIATDSGDPPLSSNVSLSIFVLDQNDNAPEILYPALPTDGSTGVELAPRSAEPGYLVTKVVAVDRDSGQNAWLSYRLLKASEPGLFLVGLHTGEVRTARALLDRDALKQSLVVVVQDHGQPPLSATVTLTVAVADSIPDVLADLGSLEVPPASDASDLTLYLVVAVAAVSCVFLAFVIVLVALKLRGWHKSRLLQASGGGLGVPASHFVGVDGVRAFLQTYSHEVSLTADSRRSHVIFPQPNYADTLISQESCEKKDPLSLLDDSKFPVEDTPLVPVSSIFAPFLTFKNYD